ATAGATGTCAATCGACGAATGAAAGATGGTTCgacaaaaattataagctGTCCTGAAATGGTAAAGGAATATAATAAGCACATGGGCTATGTCGATAAGGCGGATATGTTGAAATCCTTATACGAAGTTGATAGAAAGTCAAAGAAATGGTGGCTGCGAATAGTTTGGCACTTTCTTGATGTTTGCGTGACAAACGCTTTTATCATTTACAAACAAAGTAGCAGTGCAAACAATCTATCGCTAAAAAAATTCAGACTTGCGCTCGTGGATGGATTGATTGGTGGAAATGTTCCTACGAAAAAAGGCAGGAAACGTTCTTCCGTTGACTGTGCTCGGACATGTAAGCCACAGGTGTCCCTCCAAAAGAGACATGCTTCTGCGGCTCACATGCCTCAAATGATCGAGGAAAAGAAATCGAGACGTTGCACTCATTGCTCAACTAAGATCAATCGAAGAGTCACAAAATGGAAATGTAGCACCTGCAATGTACCTTTGTGTCTCTTACTCGATCGCAATTGTTTCGCAGAATACCACGCTTGAGAAGGTTACGAAGTAGgatgtatttatttcaattacctaatttgtaatctatttattataaaaaaaaaagtaaaaaaaaaattataaaattataaaaataaaaaaaaaagtataaaataataaaaaataaaaaaaaagtggagCTAAACTCTCGCTACGTCCTCGTCGTTAGCTCTGGATAACGCTAAAGCGGGAAAAAACATCATACAAAACAATCCCTATGGTacagtttttgaaatattccaTGTTCAATTTATTTAGTGACCTCAAAAACCCATCAGATCCACGATTCATcagaattcaataaattttgcaattttcaggTGCCAtcttggatccgccattttgaatttttaaaaactgacACCGGATTCGTAATCAGCGACCCCAAAAACTCTCTAGATATCATCTtcagattattttatactgttaATTACTtagaattacatttatttaaaaaaaaatcgtttttttttttaattaatttataacgttcaattaattaacaataacatttgttttcttttttatttctatgaaGGGATGTTCtctaatacattttatatgctttttgtcattaaaactaattaaatagtgtttcaaaaatgtaaaaaagtgtACAGAAAAAGGTGACACTTAGGAGTGTCACTATGCCGCAAAGGGTTAAatcattccttttttttctctgttgAATAGTTTTCTCTTTATAATTCTCCGTCGcagtcatatatttttcatatctaTTTTCTATGACTTTATAAGTTTCGAGGATCTGCGTTAGAATATCATCTTGTTTTTTTTGGCGTTTTTCAAGCGTCTTTCtatattctttcattttttcttagcACTGTTCTAAGGCCTTTGCCGTTGTTCTTGTAGCGACTCTTTTTTTGGCAACAGTGATGAGGTTATTAGTATTTTCAGGTATTGATCCGATTACATCACATTCATCAGCAGAGGCCACAGGTATATTTCCAAGTTCTTCTCTTCTTCCTACATTTGAACTTGTTGGCAATACGGTTGTTGCTGAGACTGGCATCAAAATTGGGgcactaaaattaaaaaataaaatgaattaaattaattctaaaattagtatgcacaatttacaaaatatatcttctaataattaacatgaatcaaagtttaaaaatataaaacaaataagtcTGTTGAgcaaataaatctaaatttcattaaaaaataaattaatttactgcAACTATCATCTTGCGTGGACTTATTtgctctatatttttaaactttaattaatatatattattatagtctttagaatttattggtttattgctttattattgatttagatacaataattaatatatttaaatcacaATTCATAGATGACATTAGTACTTAGAAAACAAAcctattatttattgaagtcCCAGAATCTGACACATTATTCCGGACCATAACTCCTAATTCAGAACCCGTCACAGCAAGTGGTACTATTTTGTGGCATTTGCTCAAAATTTCTGTTAGTTCCCTGTAAAAACACATAAGTAAAGAATGAAACATCAAcataagttaaataaaatatgaaaccgtgtgagcttcggcggacgcggagtagctcgccggaatccaggttcggtcggttgggggtaggtcaaataaaccaaatgctcgtttataacaaaataatgaaacagcgtttattgagaaagatgttGATACGATTTGTTTCGAATGATCTGCTTCAATGCTCGTGTGTACATGTGAAGCGTGTGCGAAGCGAATTCGAAAGAACATATAAGTAGCGTGagataaatgcgaagtatcgttactggtaaaataattatttgagcaacggtggaataattattttaaagcggcgcaaaataaaagcgaaagcgacgtgaaaataaatgcaagatatcggcaaaggcgaaataattatttaagcaatggtgaaataattattttaaagcggcgcaaaataaaagtgaaagcaacgtgaaaatacatgcaagatatcggcaaaggcgaaataattatttaagcaatggtgaaataattattttaaagcggcgcaaaataaaagcgaaagcaACGCGAAAATAAATGCGAGGTATCggcaaaaatgaaataattattcgagcgGCGTAAAATCAATGCGAAGTATACGTAAAAATCAATGCGAAGTatcgtaataatgaaataattatttgaggcgacggtggaataattatttagtatgacgtgaggcgtcctggtgcggtcggcgagagcgcaagcgcgggcgatcgtgtcgcaacggttggtacaagacggagcgcttgtcggtgagtgcgttcgtagtatcgcgagtctgttcgatcgtagatcgatgcggactattcggcggcgcggattggtcgaacGACGCGGTGTTGCTTGCCGGACGGATTACAATTATGAAATCtcggcgaataaacgcggtatgcggacttaggctgccgattacgttcggcgggagtacgaggatgctcgtacgaagacggaatttagaacagcgacctggctaggtatgcggaaatgcccgcaatacagagttcggtggcctagaggaaccaagtacgcttggcgggtatacgaatatattcgtatcctGGAATcaaagaataccgaggacgctcggcggtacacgaggatactcgtgtgctggCACAGGTATAGagtccgagtatgctcggtcgggactacgaggacgctcgtagCAGGGTTGTTCGCTGTcgatcagcgaacggagtctggtgagaagacgtttAGCCGGGcgtcttttatacccggctggcggccgaatggtttcgaatcggcaagcatcggcggtttcggcggcgagttccccacaaaacggaatttcggaacggtcgagtgtgggggattttcggcggttgaccgccgctgtttttgataggaaatttatcggcgcgcgatgcgcccttggtgggctacggacgatggacggtccgtagccgtaacgatgcagcgggctgcatcgttacaaacataacaatttattataattaattattacatcaatTTTAGCTATACATACGCTTGATAACTACAAGTAATTCGCCCTTTTCCAGTctgattattattagaaataactTTCTTGTATTGCCTTTCCAATGTTTTCCACTTATTCTCCACTTGTGTTGCAGTCACATCATATCctgaatttttcatttcatcAGTAATGCGTTTCCACATTTCTTTAAAGCTTTTTATCTTTCTGTAAGCAACtaattctttcatttctttatACAATGATAAAAACAGCTTCGTATTTGCATCGTTCCACGAAAAAGTTTCCAAATTACGAGCGATATTTGGCTGCTGGTTTTCTTGATTTGAAACGTCGgctgcaataatttttgaatatgtgTCAACCATTCTCGGTATAGACGTcaataatactaaaatatctTCGTCATCAACTGTACATTCAATAGGTGGACCATTAAGATCTACTTCCGatgaatgtattttaaaagttaacccacctataataattaatagtaatagtaTAATACACAAAACACatgttagaataaaataactaaaaatgtatacatactGTCGGTTTGGCATATTATACAACCCTCCTCATCAATAATAATCTCATTATCGGCATTTCGATGAACACTTGCGGTTTTCTTAACTCGTACTTTTTCCATTGCGAAAAGATATCACACATTAATCAAAGGAAATCTAaccttattattatattattatacaaattgtaaaatatttatcggtGGTATTCTTtgccatttttcaaaatataaccTGTAATAACCTTCATAAACATCCAACAATAAGAAAAAGTGTAGCGTTTACACCAGTTTACACCACCTATTAGGTGGGTGTACAATAAGTGTAAATTGCGTCATTAAAGTGTTGTACACTTTCAAGACAAACAGCGTGTAATGATGCAACTCAACGTCACTTCCAATAAGAAGAACACAAAAGTGTACATTTTACACTAAAGTGTACAAAGTGTAAACAAGAAGAACAAACCTAGTTCCTCTGCGTGCGCGTTAGTGGGGGAGGGCGCCCTTCCCGCGATGGGGTCATAATACCCCCTTTCCGCGCGCTCCGCCAGAGTTGCTGCTCCCGCTTCGAGGGAGGAGGCCGCAACGTAAAGGAGTCTGGCCAGATTCTCTTTGAGGCCCCTTCGAGACCCCGGCGACCTCAAGAATGGAGTCAGTACTCGTCTTGAGGTCGTCCAGGATCTGTTGGACCGTCTCGTATTGCACAACCTTGTTCTTGATCATCACTACATGTTTGTG
The window above is part of the Linepithema humile isolate Giens D197 chromosome 8, Lhum_UNIL_v1.0, whole genome shotgun sequence genome. Proteins encoded here:
- the LOC137001633 gene encoding uncharacterized protein; this translates as MPRPVRRRLAKDPLQVGQHTARKKREKAVERIEELYRKVSERIINPHHVTDRTTDRYHKHVVMIKNKVVQYETVQQILDDLKTTDVSNQENQQPNIARNLETFSWNDANTKLFLSLYKEMKELVAYRKIKSFKEMWKRITDEMKNSGYDVTATQVENKWKTLERQYKKVISNNNQTGKGRITCSYQAELTEILSKCHKIVPLAVTGSELGVMVRNNVSDSGTSINNRFVF